Proteins encoded within one genomic window of Hahella chejuensis KCTC 2396:
- the tal gene encoding transaldolase, with translation MALSKLEQLRQMTSVVADTGDIEAIKKHKPDDATTNPSLLLKAASLPVYESLVNDALNYGKQQASAPQEAVAHAIDYLSVSIGKEISKVISGYISTEVDARLSFDTNATIDKAKQLIKLYSDVGVGKDRILIKIASTWEGIRAAEVLEKQGIRCNLTLLFSFTQAVACAEAGVFLISPFVGRIYDWYKAKWNKDEISVDEDPGVKSVKSIYEFYKSRGYNTIVMGASFRHAGQIEALSGCDKLTISPELLNDLEADSGELTRALSSEQPSAERDAPLTEAAFRWGMNEDAMATEKLAEGIRKFAEDQVKLEQMLLKKMG, from the coding sequence ATGGCTTTAAGCAAGCTCGAGCAATTACGCCAAATGACTTCCGTTGTCGCCGACACAGGCGATATCGAAGCAATCAAAAAGCACAAACCTGACGACGCAACCACCAACCCTTCATTGCTGCTGAAGGCTGCGTCTCTACCCGTCTATGAAAGCCTGGTCAACGACGCACTTAACTATGGCAAGCAACAAGCGTCCGCACCTCAGGAAGCCGTGGCCCACGCTATCGACTATCTGTCAGTTTCCATCGGCAAAGAAATCTCTAAAGTCATATCGGGATATATTTCTACCGAAGTGGACGCTCGCTTATCTTTTGATACCAACGCCACCATCGACAAAGCCAAGCAGCTGATCAAGCTTTACAGTGACGTGGGCGTTGGCAAAGACCGCATTCTGATTAAAATCGCTTCTACCTGGGAAGGTATTCGCGCCGCAGAGGTGCTGGAAAAGCAAGGCATTCGCTGCAACCTGACGCTGCTGTTTTCCTTCACGCAAGCCGTAGCTTGCGCTGAAGCCGGCGTATTTCTTATTTCGCCATTTGTTGGGCGTATCTATGACTGGTACAAGGCCAAGTGGAACAAAGATGAGATTTCCGTCGACGAAGATCCGGGCGTGAAGTCAGTCAAGTCAATCTACGAGTTCTACAAGTCACGCGGCTATAACACTATCGTAATGGGCGCCAGCTTCCGCCATGCCGGACAAATTGAAGCCCTGTCAGGCTGCGATAAATTGACTATCAGCCCCGAGCTGTTGAACGATCTGGAAGCAGACTCCGGCGAATTGACTCGCGCTCTATCCTCCGAGCAGCCCAGTGCAGAACGCGACGCGCCTCTTACTGAAGCCGCTTTCCGCTGGGGCATGAACGAAGACGCCATGGCGACGGAAAAACTGGCCGAAGGCATTCGTAAGTTCGCCGAGGATCAAGTTAAGTTAGAGCAAATGCTGCTCAAAAAGATGGGCTAA
- the infA gene encoding translation initiation factor IF-1, with translation MAKEGNIEMEGTIIDTLPNTMFRVQLENGHVVTAHISGKMRKNYIRILTGDKVKVEMTPYDLSKGRIVYRAR, from the coding sequence ATGGCGAAAGAAGGTAATATTGAAATGGAAGGGACCATCATTGACACCCTTCCCAATACAATGTTTAGGGTTCAACTCGAAAATGGTCATGTTGTGACTGCCCACATTTCTGGGAAGATGCGCAAAAACTACATCCGCATTCTGACTGGAGACAAAGTCAAAGTAGAAATGACCCCCTACGACCTGAGCAAAGGTCGCATCGTATACCGCGCCCGCTAA
- a CDS encoding lipoprotein ABC transporter ATP-binding protein LolD, with the protein MSSPVLKCQSVHKVYVQGKESIEVLRGVNIALYPEQTVAIVGASGSGKSTLLNIMGALDHPSSGSISISGQDVSDMDEKAKARLRNAHVGFVYQFHHLLPEFSALENVCMPLLLRGVAVKEAKKEAEYWLGRVGLSHRLKHRPGQLSGGERQRVAIARALSPRPSCVLMDEPTGNLDPETAESVQALLWDLVRQNQTSFVLVTHDYRLAARMDEQYSLEEGVLAKVAPNSL; encoded by the coding sequence ATGAGTAGTCCAGTATTGAAATGCCAATCTGTGCATAAGGTGTATGTACAGGGAAAAGAGTCTATTGAAGTTCTGCGTGGCGTTAATATTGCGCTTTACCCAGAGCAGACCGTCGCCATTGTTGGCGCATCCGGCTCAGGGAAATCCACGTTGCTGAATATTATGGGCGCTTTGGATCATCCAAGTTCAGGCTCTATCAGCATCTCCGGGCAAGATGTGAGCGATATGGATGAAAAAGCCAAGGCCAGGCTGCGCAACGCTCATGTCGGTTTTGTCTATCAGTTCCATCATCTTTTACCTGAGTTTAGCGCGCTGGAAAACGTCTGTATGCCTTTGCTATTGAGAGGCGTTGCAGTCAAGGAAGCTAAAAAGGAAGCGGAATATTGGCTGGGGCGTGTGGGTTTGTCGCACCGGCTCAAGCATCGCCCTGGGCAGTTGTCTGGTGGTGAGCGCCAACGTGTGGCGATAGCTCGCGCGCTTTCTCCCAGGCCGTCTTGTGTTTTGATGGACGAGCCTACCGGTAACCTGGACCCGGAGACCGCAGAATCTGTGCAGGCGCTGTTATGGGATCTGGTTCGTCAGAATCAGACCTCGTTTGTGTTGGTGACCCATGATTACAGATTGGCGGCGCGCATGGATGAGCAATACTCTTTAGAAGAAGGCGTATTGGCGAAAGTGGCGCCCAACTCTTTGTAA
- a CDS encoding arginyltransferase — protein sequence MSNLRTLVFYATPEHPCSYLDDRLATTMFVDPKADINLDLYTRLSQLGFRRSGNHYYKPRCNGCNACIAVRIPTEEFNRTRSQERTWKRNSDLTVRLRSAQFEQEHFALYQRYISARHQDGDMYPPTLDQYESFLLEARSETLFIEFRKDSKLLAIAVTDRTTDGLSAIYTFFDPNEDKRALGVYAILWQLQFAREQRLPYLYLGYWIRGCRKMSYKTNYRPIQVLVRDSWITI from the coding sequence ATGTCGAACTTAAGGACTCTGGTTTTTTACGCTACGCCGGAACACCCGTGCAGTTACCTAGACGATCGCCTGGCCACCACCATGTTTGTGGACCCTAAAGCGGACATTAACCTGGACCTGTACACTCGGTTGTCGCAACTGGGTTTCCGTCGCAGCGGCAATCATTACTACAAGCCTCGCTGCAATGGTTGCAACGCCTGCATCGCCGTGCGCATCCCCACGGAAGAATTTAACCGTACGCGAAGCCAGGAACGCACCTGGAAGCGCAACTCAGACTTGACGGTACGTCTGCGCTCCGCCCAGTTCGAACAAGAACATTTTGCGCTTTATCAACGCTATATCAGCGCCCGACACCAGGACGGGGATATGTACCCCCCCACGCTGGACCAGTATGAGTCGTTCTTGCTGGAGGCTCGATCAGAAACCCTGTTTATTGAGTTTCGCAAGGATAGCAAGTTGCTCGCTATCGCAGTGACAGACAGAACCACCGACGGCCTCTCTGCCATCTATACGTTCTTCGACCCCAATGAAGACAAGCGCGCACTGGGCGTCTACGCCATTCTTTGGCAGCTTCAATTCGCACGAGAGCAACGCCTCCCCTATTTATATCTGGGATACTGGATTCGAGGCTGCCGAAAAATGTCCTACAAAACCAATTACAGACCTATTCAAGTGTTAGTCAGAGACTCCTGGATCACCATTTAA
- a CDS encoding carbon-nitrogen hydrolase, with amino-acid sequence MKKTTLQVAALQQQSFPEKEKSLALTAELIAQAAAQGAELIVLQELHATLYFCQTEDVDVFNLAEPIPGPTTEFLSECARKHNVVIVGSLFEKRAPGLYHNTAVVLEKDGSLVGKYRKMHIPDDPGFYEKFYFTPGDADTEAGFKPIQTSVGKLGVLVCWDQWYPEAARLMALAGADILIYPTAIGWDVRDDQAEHKRQLDAWITIQRAHAVANGLPVIVANRVGQEPDPSQQSPGSLFWGNSFIAGQQGEILRQADDSSVQVIAAEIDLQRTDDVRRIWPYLRDRRVDAYQNLTRRYID; translated from the coding sequence ATGAAAAAAACCACCTTACAGGTGGCGGCCCTCCAGCAGCAGAGCTTTCCTGAGAAAGAAAAAAGTCTTGCCCTGACGGCGGAGCTTATCGCTCAGGCTGCGGCGCAAGGCGCCGAACTGATCGTGTTACAGGAACTGCACGCCACCCTGTACTTCTGTCAGACGGAAGACGTCGACGTATTCAATTTGGCGGAGCCGATTCCCGGCCCGACCACCGAATTTCTGTCCGAGTGCGCACGCAAACACAATGTGGTGATCGTCGGGTCCCTGTTTGAGAAACGCGCGCCTGGCCTATATCACAATACGGCAGTCGTACTGGAAAAAGACGGCTCACTGGTCGGCAAATACCGCAAAATGCACATTCCCGACGACCCCGGCTTTTATGAGAAGTTTTACTTCACCCCTGGCGACGCCGATACTGAGGCGGGTTTCAAACCAATCCAGACCTCTGTCGGCAAACTGGGCGTGCTGGTGTGCTGGGATCAGTGGTATCCAGAAGCGGCGAGATTGATGGCGCTGGCTGGCGCGGACATACTGATCTACCCCACCGCTATCGGTTGGGACGTACGTGACGATCAAGCCGAACACAAACGCCAGCTGGATGCCTGGATTACCATCCAGCGAGCTCACGCCGTAGCCAACGGGTTGCCGGTTATCGTCGCTAACCGCGTTGGTCAAGAACCCGATCCTTCGCAACAATCTCCCGGCAGTTTGTTTTGGGGCAACAGCTTTATCGCCGGACAGCAGGGCGAAATCCTGCGGCAGGCCGACGACTCCAGCGTGCAGGTTATCGCCGCCGAGATTGACCTGCAGCGCACGGATGACGTCCGCCGCATCTGGCCTTATCTGCGCGACCGTAGAGTAGACGCCTACCAAAACCTGACTCGTCGTTATATCGACTAG
- the aat gene encoding leucyl/phenylalanyl-tRNA--protein transferase: protein MPALPWLDENLWFPHPDSALKDPNGLLCVGGDLHPARLRLAYENGIFPWFSEDQPILWWSPDPRCIIRHEDLHISRSMRRFLRNSGLTYSFDQHFTLVVQACAAPRSYSNETWITRDMLQAYSDLHQIGVAHSIEVWRESELVGGLYGLAIGRCFFGESMFSKETNASKAAFITLVRQLHAWGYRLIDCQVPNPHLLSLGACQISRKEFLSILEIEVRADFSHPWKMTIDPTGY from the coding sequence ATGCCCGCCCTACCCTGGTTAGATGAAAACCTATGGTTTCCTCATCCTGACAGCGCCTTGAAGGACCCAAACGGCCTGCTCTGTGTCGGCGGCGATCTTCATCCCGCCCGCTTACGTCTGGCGTATGAAAACGGCATTTTTCCCTGGTTCAGTGAGGACCAGCCGATACTATGGTGGTCTCCCGATCCACGCTGCATCATTCGACACGAAGACCTGCATATATCCCGCAGCATGCGCCGCTTTCTTCGTAACAGCGGGCTAACTTACAGTTTCGACCAGCATTTCACCCTGGTAGTGCAGGCCTGCGCCGCTCCGCGATCCTACTCAAACGAAACCTGGATAACCCGGGACATGCTACAGGCATACAGTGATCTCCATCAGATTGGCGTCGCTCACAGTATTGAAGTATGGCGGGAGTCTGAACTGGTGGGAGGCCTGTATGGCCTCGCCATCGGTCGCTGCTTTTTTGGCGAGTCTATGTTCTCCAAAGAAACCAACGCATCCAAAGCCGCTTTCATCACTTTAGTTCGGCAATTGCACGCCTGGGGCTATCGACTGATTGACTGCCAGGTGCCCAATCCGCACCTTCTCTCTTTAGGGGCTTGCCAGATTTCAAGAAAAGAGTTTTTATCTATACTAGAAATAGAGGTGCGAGCCGATTTCTCACACCCCTGGAAGATGACGATAGACCCCACAGGCTACTGA
- a CDS encoding AAA family ATPase, with protein MTETVRQAVAQIGKVVLGKEHQIRLALTSLLCQGHLLIEDLPGMGKTTLSHAMAQTLGLSYNRVQFTSDLLPSDLIGINLFDKNKSEFTFHKGPLFAQLVLADEINRATPKAQSALLEAMEERQISVEGTTYTLPKPFFVIATQNPSDQSGTFLLPESQMDRFFMRIHLGYPPPEAERELLKGSDRRSLLSKLQPVMPPDVLADLQAKVLEVRATDPLIDYIQRIIAYTRSHSGFKDGISPRGAIALLRAAKGWALLEGRQHVLPDDVQTVLPAVVEHRLGGSSRAEHYPLTTQILREVTVV; from the coding sequence ATGACAGAAACCGTCAGACAGGCCGTCGCACAGATTGGCAAAGTAGTTTTAGGCAAAGAGCATCAGATCAGGCTCGCACTCACCTCCCTCCTCTGCCAAGGGCACCTGCTGATAGAAGATCTGCCCGGCATGGGCAAAACCACCCTTTCCCACGCCATGGCGCAAACCCTGGGCCTGAGTTACAACCGGGTGCAGTTCACCAGCGATCTGCTGCCTTCAGACCTGATTGGGATTAACCTTTTCGATAAAAATAAAAGTGAGTTCACTTTTCACAAAGGCCCCCTGTTCGCACAGCTGGTGCTGGCCGACGAAATCAATCGCGCCACGCCCAAGGCTCAGAGCGCCTTGCTGGAAGCCATGGAAGAACGCCAGATCAGCGTTGAAGGAACCACTTACACGCTTCCGAAGCCATTCTTCGTCATTGCGACTCAGAACCCATCCGACCAGTCCGGCACCTTTTTGCTGCCAGAGTCGCAAATGGACCGCTTCTTCATGCGCATTCACCTCGGCTATCCACCGCCGGAAGCCGAGCGCGAACTGCTAAAAGGCAGTGATCGCCGCTCGCTGCTGAGCAAGTTACAGCCTGTTATGCCGCCAGACGTACTGGCGGATCTGCAAGCGAAAGTATTGGAAGTGCGAGCCACTGACCCGCTCATAGACTATATACAGCGCATCATCGCCTACACTCGCAGCCACAGCGGCTTTAAAGACGGCATATCGCCGCGTGGAGCTATCGCACTATTGCGGGCCGCTAAAGGCTGGGCATTACTGGAAGGCCGACAACATGTGCTGCCCGACGATGTCCAGACTGTCCTGCCGGCCGTCGTCGAACACCGACTCGGGGGCTCAAGCCGTGCGGAGCATTATCCGTTAACCACCCAAATACTGAGAGAAGTGACCGTAGTCTGA
- a CDS encoding lipoprotein-releasing ABC transporter permease subunit, producing the protein MYKPLSLFIGLRYTSAKRDNHFISFISLTSMIGLILGVLVLITVMSVMNGFDRELRQRILGMVPHAVIKSHDPMGSWREVKEFALQHPQVEGVAPFVYAQGMATAAGNVHGIMINGIDPEAEKGVSIVQNHLISGSLDDLKPGEFGIVLGDILASYMRARVGDKITVILPEASVTPAGVFPRMKRFTVKGIFSVGAELDSTLAIINIEDAARIKRLGDSVEGVRLKLTNLFDASKVSRTIVAELGSGYYASDWTRTHGNLFQAIQMEKTMVGLLLMFIVAVAAFNIVSTLVMVVTDKKADIAILRTMGATPGNILRIFMVQGLFIGVVGTALGVLLGCLLAVNISDMIAWFEKAAGIQLLSSDVYFISYLPSDLQWGDVALISAVTLTISFVATMYPAWRASKIEPAEALRYE; encoded by the coding sequence ATGTATAAACCCTTATCTCTATTTATAGGCTTGCGCTACACCTCGGCGAAGCGAGATAACCACTTTATTTCTTTTATCTCCTTAACGTCCATGATTGGGTTGATTCTTGGGGTGCTGGTGTTGATCACGGTCATGTCCGTCATGAATGGCTTTGATCGGGAGTTGCGGCAGCGAATATTGGGAATGGTTCCGCACGCCGTGATTAAAAGCCATGACCCTATGGGCAGTTGGCGGGAAGTCAAAGAGTTTGCTTTGCAGCATCCACAAGTGGAGGGCGTTGCGCCATTCGTCTATGCGCAGGGCATGGCGACAGCGGCGGGAAATGTACACGGCATCATGATTAACGGTATTGATCCTGAAGCGGAGAAGGGCGTTTCCATTGTTCAGAACCATCTAATCTCCGGCAGTCTGGATGATTTGAAACCGGGGGAGTTTGGTATTGTTCTTGGCGATATATTGGCTAGCTACATGCGCGCCAGAGTAGGGGACAAAATTACGGTTATCTTACCTGAAGCTTCGGTAACCCCTGCGGGCGTATTCCCCAGAATGAAGCGATTTACGGTGAAAGGGATATTCAGTGTGGGGGCTGAATTAGACAGTACGCTGGCGATTATCAATATTGAAGATGCAGCCAGGATAAAGCGCCTGGGGGATTCTGTAGAGGGCGTGCGCCTTAAGCTGACGAATTTGTTTGATGCTTCAAAAGTGTCCCGGACAATTGTGGCGGAATTAGGCAGCGGGTATTACGCCAGCGACTGGACGCGGACCCACGGTAATTTGTTTCAAGCTATCCAGATGGAAAAGACTATGGTTGGATTGCTGTTGATGTTCATCGTTGCGGTGGCGGCGTTTAACATTGTTTCCACCCTGGTAATGGTTGTCACGGACAAGAAAGCGGATATAGCGATACTGCGCACGATGGGCGCGACCCCCGGCAATATTTTGCGCATTTTTATGGTTCAAGGCTTGTTTATAGGGGTTGTGGGGACCGCTTTGGGCGTTCTGCTGGGTTGTCTGCTGGCGGTTAATATCAGTGATATGATCGCTTGGTTTGAGAAGGCGGCGGGTATTCAGTTACTGAGCTCCGATGTGTATTTCATCAGTTACCTCCCCTCCGATTTGCAGTGGGGGGATGTCGCGTTGATTAGCGCGGTTACTCTGACTATCAGCTTTGTTGCGACTATGTATCCCGCATGGCGCGCGTCCAAAATCGAGCCGGCGGAGGCGTTGAGATATGAGTAG
- the trxB gene encoding thioredoxin-disulfide reductase: MSKETRHIKLLILGSGPAGYTAAVYAARANLNPVIITGMQMGGQLTTTTDVDNWPGDDAGVQGPELMQRMQKHAERFDTEIIFDHINETDLSQRPFRLKGDNGEYTCDALIIATGASAQYLGLDSEEAFKGKGVSACATCDGFFYRKQKVAVIGGGNTAVEEALYLSNIAAEVTLVHRRDKLRAEKILQDKLFEKEQNGNIKIIWDHTLDEVLGDDSGVTGLRLRSTKDDSTQELEVTGVFIAIGHKPNTDIFAGQLDMKDGYIKIRSGSEGAATQTSVPGVFAAGDVADHIYRQAVTSAGFGCMAALDAEKFLDQ, translated from the coding sequence ATGAGTAAAGAAACCAGGCACATTAAACTGCTTATTCTCGGCTCCGGCCCCGCCGGCTACACCGCTGCGGTTTACGCAGCCCGCGCCAACCTGAATCCGGTTATCATCACCGGCATGCAAATGGGCGGACAATTGACCACCACCACGGATGTAGACAACTGGCCCGGCGACGATGCTGGCGTGCAAGGCCCAGAGCTGATGCAGCGCATGCAAAAGCATGCGGAGCGCTTTGACACCGAAATCATTTTCGACCACATCAACGAAACAGATCTGAGCCAGCGTCCCTTCCGCCTGAAAGGCGACAACGGCGAATACACCTGTGACGCGCTGATCATCGCCACAGGCGCTTCCGCTCAGTATCTCGGCCTGGATTCAGAAGAAGCGTTCAAAGGCAAAGGCGTCAGCGCTTGCGCCACCTGCGACGGGTTCTTTTATCGCAAGCAGAAAGTCGCCGTTATCGGCGGTGGCAATACTGCCGTTGAGGAAGCGCTTTACTTGTCCAATATTGCAGCGGAAGTCACTCTGGTGCACCGCCGCGATAAATTGCGGGCGGAGAAAATCCTGCAGGACAAACTGTTTGAAAAAGAGCAGAACGGCAACATCAAGATCATTTGGGATCATACCCTGGATGAAGTCCTCGGCGACGACTCTGGCGTAACGGGCCTGCGCCTGCGCAGCACCAAGGACGACAGCACCCAGGAACTGGAAGTGACAGGCGTCTTTATCGCTATTGGTCACAAGCCCAATACTGACATTTTCGCTGGCCAACTGGACATGAAAGACGGCTACATCAAAATTCGCTCTGGTTCTGAAGGCGCCGCGACCCAAACCAGCGTTCCTGGCGTATTCGCAGCAGGCGACGTCGCCGACCACATATACCGTCAAGCGGTAACTTCGGCGGGCTTTGGCTGCATGGCCGCACTTGACGCCGAGAAGTTCCTGGACCAATAA
- a CDS encoding agmatine deiminase family protein, with the protein MSTIVLPPEWAPQCAVLLTWPHEQTDWADRLEEVDRTFLEIAIAVCKYQNLVINCQSFPRLEAIADALHENGVPPEKVALFCAPSNDTWSRDHGPITIYDNEEPVLLDFHFNAWGGKFDSEKDDQITATLYELGAFDGAALRHIPYILEGGSIETDGRGTLLTTSACLLTPTRNPDATKEKVEAVMAEHLGVKRTLWLDHGYLAGDDTDSHIDTLARFCDERTICYVQCLDTEDEHYAELSAMEKQLQSFVDADGAPYKLVPLPMASAAYDEDGQRLPATYANFLIINEAVLVPVYGVPEDQAALDAIQSCFPDRNIEAIDCRSLIEQHGSLHCVTMQLPEGVI; encoded by the coding sequence GTGAGCACTATTGTCCTGCCTCCTGAATGGGCGCCGCAGTGCGCCGTTCTGCTGACTTGGCCTCATGAGCAAACCGACTGGGCCGACCGCCTGGAAGAGGTTGACAGAACTTTTTTGGAAATCGCCATAGCGGTATGCAAATACCAGAATCTGGTCATTAACTGTCAGTCGTTTCCGCGCCTGGAGGCGATCGCCGACGCATTGCACGAAAACGGCGTGCCTCCTGAAAAAGTGGCGCTGTTCTGCGCCCCGTCAAACGACACCTGGAGCAGGGACCACGGGCCCATCACCATTTACGACAATGAAGAGCCGGTGCTGCTGGATTTCCACTTCAACGCCTGGGGTGGAAAGTTTGATTCCGAAAAAGACGACCAGATAACCGCTACGCTTTACGAGTTGGGCGCGTTTGACGGCGCCGCCTTACGCCATATCCCCTATATTCTGGAAGGCGGCTCGATTGAGACGGATGGGCGCGGAACGCTGCTGACCACCTCCGCCTGCTTGTTGACGCCAACGCGCAATCCAGACGCCACTAAAGAAAAAGTGGAAGCCGTTATGGCGGAGCATTTGGGCGTCAAACGAACTTTGTGGCTGGATCACGGCTATTTGGCTGGAGACGATACCGACAGCCATATTGATACGCTCGCCCGCTTCTGCGATGAACGCACTATTTGCTACGTACAGTGCCTGGATACAGAAGATGAGCACTACGCAGAATTGTCGGCGATGGAAAAACAATTGCAGTCATTCGTGGATGCGGACGGAGCCCCTTACAAACTGGTTCCACTGCCAATGGCGAGCGCCGCCTATGATGAAGACGGCCAGCGCCTGCCAGCAACCTACGCCAACTTTCTGATCATCAACGAAGCTGTGCTGGTCCCTGTGTATGGAGTCCCCGAAGATCAGGCGGCGCTGGACGCCATTCAATCATGCTTTCCTGATCGAAACATTGAAGCCATTGACTGTCGCAGTCTGATTGAACAGCATGGAAGCCTCCACTGTGTCACCATGCAATTACCAGAGGGGGTAATCTGA
- a CDS encoding PilZ domain-containing protein gives MSDPDVTSDNRRDYYRIHDQALVEYQERTASNHAMAEFYRHPVYFEMLNELQSLDLETAKLMSHVAEKDRSLAALLKVFNKKVDLIARTLALVETDVNEDRLQFIDLSEGGMAFVSAQQERTGLQLILKATLVPSYISILTEAEVVSSESVKEHPEHALSYEQENGDGFITRVNFINFSESQRQIIARHILRTQQQQRRRQLE, from the coding sequence ATGTCCGATCCAGACGTCACATCAGATAACCGGAGGGATTATTACCGAATTCATGACCAGGCTTTGGTTGAGTATCAGGAACGCACTGCAAGCAATCACGCAATGGCGGAATTCTATCGACACCCGGTCTATTTCGAGATGCTGAATGAGTTACAAAGCCTGGACCTGGAGACCGCCAAGCTGATGAGCCATGTTGCGGAAAAGGACCGCTCTCTGGCGGCGCTGCTGAAGGTGTTCAACAAAAAAGTCGACTTGATCGCCCGCACGCTCGCGCTGGTGGAGACAGACGTCAACGAGGATAGACTTCAGTTCATCGACCTGAGCGAGGGCGGTATGGCTTTTGTCAGCGCCCAACAAGAACGCACGGGCCTGCAGCTGATTCTGAAGGCGACGCTGGTGCCAAGTTACATATCCATTCTCACCGAAGCCGAAGTGGTCAGCTCAGAGTCCGTCAAAGAGCATCCTGAGCACGCCCTGAGCTACGAGCAGGAAAACGGAGACGGTTTTATTACGCGAGTCAATTTCATTAATTTCAGCGAATCGCAGCGACAAATCATTGCAAGACACATTCTGAGAACCCAGCAACAGCAACGCAGGCGCCAACTGGAATAA
- the dusA gene encoding tRNA dihydrouridine(20/20a) synthase DusA, translating into MSTKSSTKRINSGISGLRRFSVAPMMDWTDRHYRYLARLLSRHTYLYTEMVTTGAIIHGDRNRFLDFNAEEHPIAVQLGGSNPDELKECAKICEDWGYDEINLNVGCPSDRVQNNMIGACLMGYPERVAECVAAMCSAVSIPVTVKHRIGIDDQDSEEFLLNFVRTVKAAGCSTFIIHARKAILKGLSPKENREIPPLIYPRAYLIKQTFPELEIIINGGIKTMDESESHLQEVDGVMIGREAYQRPWMLADVDHRLFHCPPPSFSATDIGYQFLEYIERNYQNGVAVWHMARHALGLFHGQKGGKQFRRYLSENAIKRTASPTVFRDALDIVSSYKQSNSLNTASEAV; encoded by the coding sequence ATGTCAACAAAATCAAGCACTAAGCGAATAAATTCAGGCATTTCAGGACTTCGCCGCTTTTCCGTGGCCCCGATGATGGATTGGACAGACCGGCATTACCGTTACCTCGCCCGTCTCCTTTCCAGACATACCTATTTATATACCGAGATGGTGACCACCGGCGCCATCATACATGGGGACCGCAACCGTTTTCTGGATTTCAATGCGGAAGAGCACCCCATCGCCGTCCAGCTTGGCGGCAGCAATCCTGATGAATTAAAGGAGTGCGCCAAGATCTGCGAAGACTGGGGCTATGATGAAATCAACCTGAATGTAGGTTGCCCCAGCGACCGCGTACAGAACAACATGATCGGCGCCTGTCTGATGGGATATCCTGAGCGAGTGGCGGAATGCGTGGCCGCAATGTGCTCGGCAGTTTCCATCCCAGTGACGGTCAAACACCGCATAGGCATTGATGACCAGGACTCTGAAGAGTTCTTACTGAACTTTGTCCGCACCGTCAAAGCAGCAGGCTGCTCCACCTTTATCATTCATGCGCGCAAGGCGATCCTTAAAGGACTCAGCCCGAAGGAGAACCGGGAAATTCCGCCGCTGATTTATCCGCGCGCCTATTTGATCAAGCAAACCTTTCCGGAACTTGAGATCATTATCAATGGCGGCATAAAAACCATGGACGAATCGGAAAGCCACTTACAGGAAGTCGACGGGGTCATGATCGGACGCGAAGCCTACCAGAGACCATGGATGCTGGCGGACGTGGACCATCGTCTGTTTCACTGTCCGCCGCCAAGCTTCAGCGCTACGGATATCGGCTATCAGTTTCTAGAGTATATCGAACGCAACTATCAGAACGGCGTTGCGGTCTGGCATATGGCGCGACATGCGCTGGGGTTGTTTCATGGCCAAAAAGGTGGGAAACAGTTTCGCAGATATTTAAGCGAAAACGCCATCAAACGCACCGCCTCACCGACTGTTTTTAGAGACGCTTTAGATATAGTATCTTCATACAAACAGTCCAACTCTCTGAACACCGCCTCCGAGGCGGTCTGA